The following proteins are co-located in the Gossypium hirsutum isolate 1008001.06 chromosome A02, Gossypium_hirsutum_v2.1, whole genome shotgun sequence genome:
- the LOC107940928 gene encoding growth-regulating factor 1 gives MDFGVLGLDGIVGPNNGAPSPSPPVESKPKLFGSGFTKQERSSDSAEEEDHWKSCKVPKTMPLHQGIPLLRSNETPQQQQDHMISFSSLKSALPFIRKDGNFMEKTTQSNDFSMYTRNAGYGSGNLNATMHGVLTPSQWIELQHQALIYKYIMSNVPVPSNLLTPLKKSLYPYGFTSSSVGSLPYNSLGLGSFHLRYTGSTDPEPGRCRRTDGKKWRCSRDAVADQKYCERHINRGRHRSRKPVEGQTGHTATNSKVVSMSSSLLASAKTSGGAANSLAIALQHRSGAADPSSDTLVNRIQDQRGFSLLSSTTNLKSDDSTTFTITKQGVPFVESTLSDFGHVASDSLVNPSHKSSYMNSKEYGHGLFLDFTGQETQDQTPPHQFIDNWPKDQSSRSIVTWPNELKPDWTQLSMSIPMVTSEFSSTLSSPVKEKLDLSSLRLVQEFDQIQMGLGVNNDITEQTKKQPNWIPISWGGSMGGPLGEILNNTTNNAGSCQNSSTLTFLSEGLDGNRIQLQNTPFS, from the exons ATGGATTTTGGGGTTCTGGGTTTGGATGGTATTGTGGGTCCTAATAATGGAGCTCCATCTCCATCTCCACCAGTTGAGTCCAAGCCTAAGCTTTTCGGATCCGGGTTTACCAAGCAAGAAAGATCCTCTGATTCAGCTGAAGAAGAAGATCACTGGAAAAGTTGTAAGGTACCGAAGACAATGCCATTGCACCAAGGCATTCCTTTGTTGAGATCTAATGAAACTCCCCAACAACAACAAGATCATATGATTAGCTTCTCTTCACTCAAATCTGCACTTCCTTTTATCAGAAAAGATGGTAACTTTATGGAGAAAACTACACAAAGCAACGACTTCTCTATGTATACTAGAAATGCAG GATATGGTAGTGGAAACCTTAATGCAACCATGCATGGGGTTTTAACTCCATCTCAATGGATTGAGCTACAACACCAGGCATTGATCTACAAATACATCATGTCTAATGTGCCTGTACCTTCTAATTTGCTCACACCTTTGAAGAAATCCCTTTACCCTTATGGCTTCACCAGTTCATCTGTTGGATCCTTGCCTTATAATTCAT TGGGATTGGGTTCTTTCCATCTGCGGTATACTGGCAGCACCGATCCTGAGCCAGGGAGGTGTCGTCGAACGGATGGAAAGAAATGGCGTTGCTCTCGGGATGCCGTTGCTGATCAAAAGTATTGTGAAAGGCATATAAACAGGGGCCGCCATCGTTCAAGAAAGCCTGTGGAAGGCCAGACCGGCCACACTGCCACTAATTCAAAGGTGGTGTCGATGTCTTCCTCTTTGTTGGCATCGGCAAAAACTAGTGGTGGTGCAGCCAATAGTCTCGCAATTGCACTGCAGCACCGGTCTGGTGCTGCTGATCCTTCTTCAGACACCCTTGTGAACAG AATACAAGATCAACGGGGGTTTTCGTTGTTGTCTTCCACCACCAACCTGAAATCTGATGACTCCACCACATTCACCATTACAAAACAAGGTGTTCCATTTGTAGAATCAACTCTATCGGATTTTGGACATGTTGCTTCTGATTCTCTCGTCAATCCGTCGCATAAAAGCTCTTACATGAACTCTAAGGAGTATGGTCATGGTCTGTTCCTAGACTTCACTGGTCAAGAAACACAAGATCAAACACCGCCTCACCAATTCATTGATAACTGGCCCAAGGATCAGTCTAGTCGTTCTATCGTTACTTGGCCAAATGAGTTAAAACCTGACTGGACTCAACTCTCGATGTCTATTCCTATGGTAACATCAGAGTTCTCATCAACCTTGTCCTCACCAGTGAAAGAGAAACTCGACCTTTCATCTCTTAGGTTAGTTCAGGAGTTCGATCAGATCCAAATGGGTTTAGGAGTGAACAATGACATCACTGAACAAACCAAAAAGCAACCTAACTGGATACCAATATCTTGGGGAGGTTCAATGGGAGGTCCATTAGGAGAGATCTTAAACAACACGACGAACAATGCAGGTAGCTGCCAGAATTCATCGACACTTACCTTCTTATCGGAAGGGTTGGATGGCAACCGCATACAATTGCAGAACACGCCTTTCAGTTGA